In the Klebsiella aerogenes KCTC 2190 genome, one interval contains:
- a CDS encoding sucrose-specific PTS transporter subunit IIBC: protein MDFQQISRALLPLLGGKENIASAAHCATRLRLVLVDDALADQQAIGKVEGVKGCFRNAGQMQIIFGTGVVNKVYAAFIQAAGISESSKSEAADLAAKKLNPFQRIARLLSNIFVPIIPAIVASGLLMGLLGMVKTYGWVEPGNAIYLILDMCSSAAFIILPILIGFTAAREFGGNPYLGATLGGILTHPALTNAWGVASGFHTMNFFGLEVAMIGYQGTVFPVLLAVWFMSLLEKQLRRLIPDALDLILTPFLTVIISGFIALLIIGPAGRALGDGISFILSTLIAHAGWLAGLLFGGLYSVIVITGIHHSFHAIEAGLLGNPSIGVNFLLPIWAMANIAQGGACLAVWFKTKDAKVKAIALPSAFSAMLGITEAAIFGINLRYVKPFIAALIGGAAGGVWVVSMHVYMTAVGLTAIPGMAIVQASSLLNYLIGLAIAFVVAFIVSLTLKYKTDAE, encoded by the coding sequence ATGGATTTTCAACAGATTTCTCGCGCTCTGCTGCCGCTGCTCGGCGGCAAAGAAAATATCGCCAGCGCCGCGCACTGCGCCACCCGCTTGCGTCTGGTACTGGTCGATGACGCGCTCGCCGACCAGCAGGCCATCGGTAAAGTTGAGGGGGTAAAAGGCTGCTTTCGTAACGCCGGCCAGATGCAAATCATCTTCGGTACCGGCGTGGTCAATAAAGTGTATGCCGCTTTTATTCAGGCGGCCGGTATTAGCGAGTCGAGCAAATCCGAAGCCGCAGACCTGGCGGCGAAAAAACTGAATCCGTTCCAGCGGATCGCCCGCCTGCTGTCGAACATCTTTGTGCCCATTATTCCGGCGATCGTCGCCTCCGGCCTGCTGATGGGACTGCTGGGGATGGTGAAAACCTACGGCTGGGTCGAGCCGGGCAACGCCATCTACCTGATCCTCGATATGTGTAGTTCGGCCGCTTTTATTATCCTGCCAATCCTGATCGGGTTTACCGCCGCGCGTGAATTCGGCGGTAACCCTTATCTTGGCGCAACCCTCGGCGGTATTCTTACCCACCCGGCGCTGACCAACGCCTGGGGAGTGGCTTCGGGATTCCATACCATGAATTTCTTCGGCCTCGAGGTGGCGATGATCGGTTATCAAGGGACGGTGTTCCCGGTGCTGCTGGCGGTGTGGTTTATGAGCCTGCTTGAGAAGCAACTGCGACGCCTGATTCCCGACGCGCTGGATCTGATCCTCACGCCGTTCCTGACGGTTATTATCTCCGGTTTTATCGCCCTGCTGATAATCGGCCCGGCCGGTCGTGCCCTCGGCGACGGCATCTCATTTATTCTCAGCACGCTTATTGCTCATGCTGGTTGGCTGGCAGGGCTGCTATTCGGTGGACTGTATTCGGTGATCGTCATCACCGGTATCCACCACAGCTTCCATGCCATCGAAGCCGGGCTGCTCGGTAACCCGTCGATCGGCGTCAATTTCCTGCTGCCTATCTGGGCGATGGCTAATATTGCCCAGGGCGGCGCCTGTCTGGCGGTGTGGTTTAAAACCAAAGATGCGAAAGTGAAAGCCATTGCCCTCCCGTCCGCCTTTTCGGCGATGCTGGGCATCACTGAAGCGGCGATATTCGGCATCAACCTGCGCTACGTTAAGCCCTTTATCGCCGCGTTGATTGGCGGCGCGGCAGGCGGCGTCTGGGTCGTCTCCATGCACGTCTATATGACCGCCGTCGGCCTGACCGCCATCCCCGGAATGGCTATCGTGCAGGCCAGTTCCCTGCTTAACTACCTCATCGGGCTGGCTATCGCATTTGTGGTCGCCTTTATCGTTTCGCTGACGCTCAAATACAAAACGGATGCAGAATAA
- a CDS encoding aminoimidazole riboside kinase — MTSKVWVLGDAVVDLLPEGDGRLLQCPGGAPANVAVGVARLGGNSGFIGRVGDDPFGHFMRQTLCQENVDISHLSLDPAQRTSTVVVALDEHGERTFTFMVRPSADLFLQSDDLPPFEAGQWLHVCSIALSAEPSRSSAFAAMEQIKHTGGSVSFDPNIRSDLWQDPQLLRRCLDRALALADVVKLSEEELAFISGSDDIARGIARFRERFQPKLLLITQGKAGVQALFQQQHIHFPARPVVSVDTTGAGDAFVAGLLASLAAHGFPEDVAALEPIVALAQTCGALATTAKGAMTALPYQADVNRQY, encoded by the coding sequence ATGACCAGTAAAGTATGGGTACTCGGCGATGCGGTCGTCGATCTGCTGCCTGAGGGCGATGGTCGTTTATTACAGTGCCCGGGCGGCGCACCGGCTAACGTCGCGGTCGGCGTCGCGCGGCTTGGCGGCAATAGCGGGTTTATTGGTCGGGTCGGCGACGACCCTTTTGGCCATTTTATGCGTCAGACGCTGTGCCAGGAGAACGTGGATATCAGCCATCTTTCTTTAGATCCCGCACAACGTACCTCAACCGTCGTGGTAGCGCTGGATGAACACGGCGAACGCACCTTTACCTTTATGGTCCGTCCAAGCGCCGATCTTTTTTTACAATCAGACGATCTCCCGCCATTTGAGGCCGGCCAGTGGTTGCACGTCTGCTCTATCGCTCTCAGCGCCGAGCCCAGCCGGAGCAGCGCTTTCGCGGCGATGGAACAGATTAAACATACCGGCGGCAGCGTCAGCTTCGACCCTAATATCCGCAGCGATCTGTGGCAGGATCCCCAGCTGTTACGGCGTTGTCTCGACCGGGCGCTGGCATTGGCTGACGTGGTGAAACTGTCGGAAGAGGAGTTGGCCTTTATCAGCGGTAGCGACGATATTGCCCGCGGTATTGCGCGGTTCCGCGAGCGCTTTCAGCCAAAACTGCTGTTAATCACGCAAGGAAAAGCCGGGGTGCAGGCGCTGTTCCAGCAACAGCATATTCACTTCCCGGCCCGTCCGGTGGTCAGCGTTGATACCACCGGAGCCGGCGATGCCTTTGTTGCCGGGCTACTCGCCAGTCTCGCCGCTCACGGCTTCCCTGAAGATGTCGCCGCGCTGGAGCCGATCGTCGCGCTGGCGCAAACCTGCGGCGCGCTGGCGACCACCGCCAAAGGCGCGATGACCGCCTTACCGTACCAGGCCGATGTGAACCGCCAGTATTAA
- the flhD gene encoding flagellar transcriptional regulator FlhD, producing the protein MGTSELLKHIYDFNLSYLFLAQRLINDEKVSAMFRLGIDETMVDTLAQLTLPQMVKLAETNQLVCNLRFSDHQTIEQLTKESRVDDLQQIHTGILLSSHLLQELRAKEGAAAKKSV; encoded by the coding sequence ATGGGTACCTCCGAATTACTTAAGCATATTTATGACTTCAACCTGTCGTATTTATTTTTAGCACAGCGGCTGATCAACGATGAAAAAGTATCCGCAATGTTTCGTCTGGGAATTGACGAAACCATGGTTGATACCCTGGCGCAACTGACGTTACCGCAGATGGTGAAACTGGCTGAAACTAATCAGCTGGTGTGCAATCTGCGCTTCAGCGACCATCAGACTATCGAGCAATTGACCAAAGAGTCGCGCGTTGATGACCTCCAGCAGATCCATACCGGTATCCTGCTTTCCAGTCACCTGCTGCAAGAGCTCCGCGCCAAAGAAGGCGCTGCAGCGAAGAAAAGTGTTTGA
- the flhC gene encoding flagellar transcriptional regulator FlhC — protein sequence MAEKSIVQEAKDIQLAMELISLGARLQMLESETQLSRGRLIKLYKELRGSPPPKGMLPFSTDWFMTWEQNIHSSMFYNAYLFLLKSGKCSGVEAVIKAYRLYLEQCPQEAGEAPLLALTRAWTLVRFVDSGMLQLSACNNCGGSFITHAHHPQHDFVCTLCQPPSRAVKRRKLSPQLADITSQLLDEQAKRVM from the coding sequence ATGGCTGAGAAAAGTATTGTTCAGGAAGCGAAGGATATTCAGCTCGCCATGGAGCTGATTTCCCTCGGCGCGCGTCTGCAGATGCTGGAGAGTGAAACTCAGCTCAGCCGCGGGCGCTTAATTAAACTTTACAAAGAGCTGCGCGGCAGCCCGCCGCCGAAAGGGATGCTGCCGTTCTCGACCGATTGGTTTATGACCTGGGAGCAGAATATTCATTCGTCGATGTTCTACAACGCCTATTTGTTCCTGCTGAAGAGCGGCAAATGCAGTGGAGTAGAAGCGGTGATCAAAGCCTATCGCCTGTACCTCGAACAGTGTCCGCAAGAAGCGGGCGAAGCGCCGCTACTGGCGTTGACCCGCGCCTGGACGCTGGTGCGCTTTGTTGATAGCGGTATGCTGCAGCTCTCTGCCTGCAACAACTGCGGCGGCTCATTTATCACCCACGCGCACCATCCGCAGCACGATTTCGTCTGCACGTTATGCCAACCGCCGTCACGCGCCGTAAAAAGACGTAAACTTTCTCCGCAACTGGCCGATATAACCTCTCAACTGCTGGACGAGCAGGCTAAACGCGTCATGTAA
- the motA gene encoding flagellar motor stator protein MotA, translating to MLVILGYLVVLGAVFGGYLLVGGHLGALYQPAEFLIIGGAGIGAFIVGNNGKAIKSTLRALPKMVRRSKYSKALYMDLMALLFLLLAKSRQQGMLSLEFDIDNPQESEIFANYPRILADNHLVEFITDYLRLMVSGNMNAFEIEALMDEEIETFEQESEVPAGSLAMVGDSLPAFGIVAAVMGVVHALASADRPAAELGALIANAMVGTFLGILLAYGFISPLSTLLRQKSAETVKMMQCIKVTLLSSLNGYAPQIAVEFGRKTLYTTERPSFVELEEHVRQVKAPAAQATESEEA from the coding sequence GTGCTAGTGATATTGGGTTATCTCGTGGTCCTGGGAGCGGTATTTGGCGGCTATTTACTGGTGGGCGGCCACCTTGGCGCGCTGTACCAGCCGGCGGAATTCCTGATTATCGGCGGCGCCGGCATCGGCGCGTTTATCGTCGGCAACAACGGAAAGGCCATCAAATCCACGCTGCGGGCCTTGCCCAAAATGGTACGTCGCTCCAAATACAGCAAGGCGCTGTATATGGATCTGATGGCGTTGCTGTTCCTGCTGCTCGCAAAATCCCGTCAACAGGGAATGCTGTCGCTTGAGTTCGATATCGACAATCCTCAGGAAAGTGAAATTTTCGCTAATTATCCGCGCATCCTTGCCGATAACCATCTGGTGGAGTTTATAACCGATTATTTACGCCTGATGGTGAGCGGCAACATGAATGCTTTTGAAATTGAAGCGCTGATGGACGAAGAGATCGAAACCTTCGAACAGGAGAGCGAAGTGCCCGCCGGCAGCCTGGCGATGGTCGGCGACTCTCTGCCGGCATTTGGTATTGTCGCGGCGGTAATGGGCGTTGTGCACGCGCTGGCCTCGGCGGACCGCCCGGCGGCGGAACTCGGGGCGCTCATCGCCAACGCGATGGTGGGGACTTTCCTCGGCATTCTGCTGGCCTATGGATTTATCTCGCCACTATCCACGCTGCTGCGGCAAAAAAGCGCCGAGACCGTCAAGATGATGCAGTGCATCAAGGTGACGTTGCTCTCCAGCCTCAACGGCTACGCGCCGCAAATCGCCGTCGAATTTGGCCGCAAAACGCTGTATACCACCGAGCGCCCGTCGTTTGTCGAGCTTGAAGAGCACGTACGCCAGGTGAAAGCGCCCGCCGCGCAGGCGACGGAAAGTGAAGAAGCATGA
- the motB gene encoding flagellar motor protein MotB, which yields MKHNHPVVLVRKRKSHQPAHHGGSWKIAYADFMTAMMAFFLVMWLLAIASPQELTQIAEYFRTPLKVALTSGDKSSSESSPIPGGGEDPTREVGLVSKQINTADKRAEELRLNKLRDKLDQLIESDPRLKALRPHLLINMMDEGLRIQIIDSQNRPMFKTGSAQVESYMRDILRAIAPILNDLPNKISLAGHTDDIPYASGERGYSNWELSADRANASRRELIAGGLAEGKVLRVVGMAATMSLKQHGADDAINRRITVLVLNKETQQSIEHENGESNALEISQPDALPKLVAPAPVNRDSHPEVTP from the coding sequence ATGAAGCATAATCACCCGGTGGTTCTGGTCAGAAAGCGCAAATCGCACCAGCCCGCCCATCACGGCGGTTCGTGGAAGATTGCCTATGCCGATTTTATGACGGCGATGATGGCCTTCTTCCTTGTGATGTGGCTGCTGGCGATCGCCAGCCCGCAGGAGCTGACGCAAATAGCCGAATATTTCCGTACGCCGCTGAAAGTGGCGCTGACCAGCGGCGATAAAAGCAGCTCGGAAAGCAGCCCGATCCCCGGCGGCGGCGAAGACCCGACCCGTGAAGTCGGGTTAGTCAGCAAGCAGATCAATACCGCGGATAAACGTGCCGAAGAGCTACGGCTAAACAAACTGCGTGACAAGCTCGATCAGTTGATTGAGTCAGACCCGCGCCTGAAGGCGTTACGTCCGCATCTGCTGATCAACATGATGGACGAAGGACTGCGCATTCAGATTATCGATAGCCAGAATCGGCCGATGTTTAAAACCGGTAGCGCTCAGGTTGAAAGCTATATGCGCGATATCCTGCGAGCGATTGCGCCAATCCTCAATGATTTGCCGAACAAGATAAGTCTCGCCGGGCATACCGATGACATCCCCTACGCCAGCGGCGAACGCGGTTACAGCAACTGGGAACTGTCGGCGGATCGCGCCAACGCCTCGCGCCGCGAACTGATCGCTGGCGGGCTGGCGGAAGGGAAGGTGCTGCGGGTGGTTGGTATGGCGGCGACCATGAGCCTGAAACAGCACGGCGCTGATGATGCCATCAACCGCCGCATTACCGTACTGGTGCTTAACAAAGAGACCCAGCAGAGCATCGAACATGAAAATGGCGAAAGCAATGCGCTGGAGATTAGCCAGCCGGATGC